The DNA region TTTATGTACATAGCTATCCTAGGTGATCGGTAAAGGTTGTATGCCATTGCTTCCATCAGGTGCTGCGTATGCATTTTCTGTAGCCCCACATACCGCGCAGTACCTCCCCCAAACCAGCGCCGGATTGATCCAAAGGTTCGCTCTACCTGATACCTTACTTTGCTGATGAGCTTGTTGCACTCCTGCTCCCGTTTTGTGAGCGGGCGATTCTTTGCAGCCTTGTGCATCACGTGGTTGCGCAACCTTCGTTTGGTTACTGCCGCATC from Williamwhitmania taraxaci includes:
- a CDS encoding transposase gives rise to the protein DAAVTKRRLRNHVMHKAAKNRPLTKREQECNKLISKVRYQVERTFGSIRRWFGGGTARYVGLQKMHTQHLMEAMAYNLYRSPRIAMYINEK